GTGCATAACTCAGTTAGTCAAATTACTGCATTTCCACTGGATAACAGTGAGTACGTACATTCAAAGCTCCAAAGATAAAGACATAAAGCCTATAGACCAGTCTGTTCCATTGTAGAGTTGTTCTGCTGACTCCAGGCGTTGGCATCTTAATAACTGGCCACATCTAAACATTAGACAATGTGCAGACCTGAATTTGCAGTACAATCAAATTGCTGCTTTCCCTTTATTTGTTGAAAAACTGATTACAATCAGTTAGTCTGAATCAATTTCTGGACTTACTCTTCTGAATCCATGCTTGATGATTCCCGCTAGTTTATGTAAGCACAGTTTGTTCTGAATACATCTGGACAGCTTTGTCTCTTacatattgtgtattttatgtgcTTTGATGTGCTCGTATTTTATGCCTGACCTTACTTGTAAAAGTACATTAGCCTCATGATTCTGGTGTTTTCACAGAAAGCTTTTGGGAACCGCTTTGATTGTTGgttattaaaatacaaatatgtaattctgaataaaaaataaaggtattTCAGTTCTTATATCATTTGTTTGGGGTCTGTATCTTCTGACTCTATGGTTTGATGCTAGTTTTGTTCTCTAAATATGGATACCACGTTCATTCTGGGAAACATCGAAAATTACTGTGAAATCCAACTCCATACAAGAGCACGTGAGGACCTGAGTGTTACACTCTATCCCAGCAATGACCTGCAGGATATTCAGCATATTGTAGCACAATGTATGGCCACTCTTTTTCATCATAGGGCTTGGATCATTTCCCAGTCTCTCACCATGGTGGACCTGTTCCTCAACCGAGTTCTGGTCGAGAACAACTGGGACCAGGACGAACTCAACACAGAGCGTGAGATCACCGGGATCCTTGAAAACCGCATCCTGATGCTGTTCTTCGCATCAGCAGACTGTGACAAGTGCCAGCGGTTTGTGCATGTCCTGAATGATTTCTTTAAAAGACTGAAAGATCCAGCGTATATCGAATACCCAAAACTGCTCGCACTCATCTACGTCAGgtccctgttttttcttttattcgtATCTTTCATGCACATACGCGATTGCATCACATCCATGCTGTTTTATCGCTTAcaatatttccattttccctctccagcctggaccaatcagaggagcagcaggagagatTTCTCAGAGATCTGCACAAAAAGGTTCTTTTTCTGGCCTTTGAGGATCCGTATAGGAAGTATGTGTtgaatggagaagaaaaatgttatatgtgtatttttaaccTTTGAGACTGTGCATTTCTCACTCCTGCAGCTAAATTTGTTTGAAACTGTCTTCATgtgcgtgtttttctttttttagggaACTGCAGACCATGTTTAAGGTGAAGGACGTACCAACCGTAGTGGTGCTGCGTCCTGACGGCTCTATCCTCTCTCCAAACGCTGTGCAGGACATCTGTCGTTTGGGTTCTGATTGTTTCCGTGACTGGCAAGAGTCAACCGAGCTTGTCGAGAGGAGCTTCATGCTCAACGAGGAGTTTGACAACCTTAATCTGCGCAGTGCCACTGACCCCGTGAGGAGGCTCAAGTACAAGACAGAGGACgacaagaggaaaaagagatggTGGAACTTTTGGGGCAAGGGAACGGAGGGAACTGTGGAGGACAGGGAGACAAATGGAACATGGGATATGAAGAAAAATGAGGGAGATAAAGGCACATGGTGGAAAAGTtaaggaaaaagacaaaaagaagaaaaggcctAACTACTCCTTTCAAgtatagcattatgaccactgacaggagaagtaaataactttgaccctcctgtgacaattcagtgttctgctgagaaacgtttggacctgacattcatgtggatgttacttagacatgtagcacccacctagaccagaccagacacccccaccccatagcaatgacactccttgttggcagcagtcatccccagcaggatgcagcctgacacagacacacacaaacatgctttAGGAATAACTAATTCCCCCCATTAActcatacagacacatataaaGACGCTCAACACTGTTCATGCCAAGGGGGGTCCAAGGCCCTTAACCATAGGGGCGCCACCGCAAAGATCACTCCAACCTGGGTAAAGAGGTAGGCCCAGGCCAAAGGGACCCAAGGGAACGGCAtcctgttgttagtgggggtcagacacaccacaggacacaggcacaagggagacctacacagtattaggaaggtggtcataatgttatgtttgatcGATGTATACAGTTAATAGTAATAGTTATATAGTTAACTCAATAACAGCTGTTTGTTCTGTATCTTAATCAAGACTgttttttatatactgtatataatctACAGTTGTAATATAATCTATAATTGTTGTTACTGTCATAAGAACGACTGTCACTGTTGTCACATACAGAAACAAATGTGCACACGTACAGACTCTCAAACCATTTCTGCCTAAACGAGAAACAAATTCAGCTTCACAAATCAATATTTGTGTGGATCAAATGACCGTGTATAATGAGGAATTAGTCGTTACATACAATCTCAACTGCGCATgtattttagcctttttttcttttttctttttttacgtCATTCTTTTGTGTTGCTGGCATTTCACTTCAAGCCCTGACAATTCAATTTCCGGCAGCACCAGGCAGCTGTTCTAAGAAAACTACTGTAATATCAGAAGTGAAACCAGTAATGAACACACTGTGCTTTACTGCCCAGTACGGTAAACAAACAAGGCTAGCTACTTACCAAGAGGTGAAAATCCAGCTTTCTGAGACTAATGGTTCAGATGTTATTAATCAAAGGATTTGACAGAGAAGTGTTCTAACAAGGAAGCAAATGGACTTAAATTAGTCTGTGGAAACCCAGTTCCAAACGGTGGCCAGCATCTTCtgaatgtgttaacaagcaagtttttacagctgctgctgctgtgtgtgtgtatgtgtgtgtttatacctttttgtggatttttaaaacccaacaacagGCAGACTACTGACTGCAGAAGAACAGATGAGTAGGATTTAGTGAAGTCTAATATGGaatatatctcatctcatctcatctcatctcatctcatctcatctcatctcatctcatctcatctcatctcatctcatctcatcttctagtactgcttatcctcagtaaagtcatgggggttgctggagtctatcccagctgtcatatGGAAtatagcataaataaataattgtgttttcattaaggTATAATCATGGAGTCTGTCAAGATGTGCCACCATATTTCCACAGTAGCCAaccagactttattttttttgcttttactttctCTTATGTGGTGTTCAGTTGTAAATAAAGCCCCTTTCAAAAACCTGGGTCAACTCCGGTTATTCGGTTTGACGTTGATGTATCtccctgttacattctgattttggcaCTGTATGGCCTGTCAGACGgtatcactgtagaagctccagctaAAAAGCAGAACAAACTTTTGgtctaattttattttcaatcaaacaaatcaaatgtgttgttacacagtcattaatggaagtgcatTAGTGAATTAGTGCTACGTCATGTTTTGGAAATAACACCaatcggggaatgcatgtgcgactgcgtttatatacagcttgtataacgatctcccacacttttttaatgatcatggcagcacTCTGAATCTGAGGAAAACGGCTGCAGATATCGGGCTCCGTGAAAGacgggggtttgaccggtccattcttcaggtcatcatcCAActgaaagcataaaaaaaatacaccatgctgcccattgtttacctgcaatgtacaggatgacgtatgagggaggaaaaaacagaaaaaacacgcagctctcacagtgggaggtctgAACTGGGATTTCTGGTGATGTGAAAGCCACGAAAGGCGAGTtgacccaggtctgaaaatgccGTCGACCCAGGATTTTCAATGTAAAAGGggtaaaagatatttttttaattaatcccACAGTGGTTTTgtaagtgaaataaatatctttttagtcactgtgtgtttgatttacgaaaatcacatattttgtcattttattatgcTTTGTTAACTTAAGTACTATGTgttgcctcatatttgtttgttaCTAAATAGTTAAACATACATTGTACTGCCcatcaaaaacaataaagtctATATTCTTATAAATTAAACTCTGTCTTTATGTCACTCCTGCAGTTCTTCAACTATATTGTGCGGGTTCCAGTAGAGTAGATGCCCCCTGTGGACGAACTCTTCTATTAGTTAGTGAATAATCAAGGTCTGACTGGGGCTCACTTCATTAGAGgtctttttttaagttcttttaAATACGTCTCTCATTCTGTAATTTCTGCTCTTTATTCTGACAGACTTGATTGCTGGCTGCTTTCATGTACGCACGCAGTCAATGTGAGCACTTTATTTTCCTTGTCCCTCTGTCACCTTGTCTTTCAGTCCCTCCCTCCCAGACAGTGGAAGGGAGGTGgagtgcagacacacaaaagacGAGGGAGTGAGCAGCTACTGCCAATAAGGTGAAGGAGAGAGTGAATGAATGTGATACAAACTGACAGACTGGGGAGTGATTCAAGTGTGATCAAGtaagagctggaaaaaaaaaaactgattctgaaggccaTTTTGGATCTGCTGCCTGAAGGGAAGATAATATTTGTTAGAGGTAAGCAACTGTGAGGATTATCCGATTTAACAGCAAGCAAGATTATATATGATTACAGCAATGGATGTGCGTTAGTACAGTTACATAAAAGGCAAAGGcaccacatcacacacataaatCTTTGCAAATGTCAACACTTTTGCAAGTGTATTTCTCTTTGCTATTTACAATGAAGATTTTCTTATTTATCCAAAGCATATTACCAGTGAGTTCTTCCCTCCCTGTAGCTTCCTAATCTCCAGTACTGATCACTTCATCATGGTGGAGTTATTCATGGATCGGGTTCTGGTGAAGAACAACAAGGACCAGGACGAGTTGGACACAGAACATGAGATCGTCTTGCGGCTGCAGAACCGAATCCTGATGCTCTTCTTTGCATCTGCTGCAAGTGAGACATGCCAGGAGTTTGCCCCCACCGTCTCTGACTTTTTCAAACGGCTGACAGATGAATTCTATGTGGATCGCTCTGCTCAGCTGGTTCTCCTGTACATTAGGTATCGCACACAGAGTGACACAATTAGTCATTTGTCAGGTGTTTACCAGATAGATTACTAGACTAGATATACTCACAAACCCTGAGAATCATCTTAACTTAACCATAACCTTAACCCCCatcaaaaataaaggttttatttgtggatagtgtgtatgtgtgtagtaACACGAGGTATACAGCATCTGTATGTGTAACCTTGCGCATGTATCGGGTCTGTTGGAAATGACATGGATCAAAAACAAGCGTTGACACGTTGTCAGTATCCCGACGATGTTCTTTTTCCTTCCATTGTTTAGTTTGGATGAGTCAGAGGAACAGCAAGAAAGCTTCCTCAAAGAGCTCCCCAAGAAAAGCCTGTTCCTGGCCTACGAGGACCCCTACAGGAGGTGAGTGAGACCTGTCAGTTAATTATGTGTGCAACCTGCTGGTGAATGATGGTCATGCAAATATGCCTAGCTGTATAAATCCATTAGCTCTGTACCACAGTGTGTGCCAGCGTGCGTGTATGTATGCGTGTGTCCACAGGGAGCTGGAGGCCATGTTTAATGTGGAGGAACTGCCCACAGTGGTGGTGCTGCGTCCCGACTGCTCCATCCTCATCCCTAATGCGGTGGAGGAGATACTCCGCCTCGGCCCTGACTGCTACCGCAATTGGCAGGAAGCAGCGGAGCTCATCGACAGAAACTTCATGATCAATGATGATTTTCAGGAGAAGTCCATGCGCAGCTTCAGCGACCCTGTGAGACGGCTTAAGTACAAGGTGGaagacgagaagaagaaaaagaagaagaaaaaaggcagacggtggggtggaggtggaggtggggaggaAGGAGGCGAGGCGGATGGTGGGGCTGATgacaaggaaggaggagggtcACCATGGTGATACAGACCAAAAACAAGAGAGCAAGACTGTGGATTCCCACGAAAGTTGACATGTTGACAGTAATTAAAAGCTTTGTCACAGCATTTCTTCTGGTGCACAGATATGTTTAGCCTAACAGAATACAGATATATCTCAGCCTATGAAGTCAAAATATCACGCTGGCGGAATTGAGACAAGCTTCGCTGTTCAAAATGGTAAGCAGCAACTGTGGTCTAGCCAGGCAAAAACGCTCATTATATGGGATATACCAACAAACAATACACGGTAATGTAAAACACCAAGTAAAGAAACACTGCTAACCAGTGCTGACATCAGCTTAGAATTAACTGAATTCACCATCTTCATATGCTGCCAAGCCTACAAGCAAGAGAAGATTCTGTCTGAGCCAAGTATTTCCATTCGGGGTTGTTTTAATACACCTGGGAGATTAGTCGAACCGTTTCTCCATTTCCAACAACACAGCTCTgtataaccccccccccctttttttttacatgttaattTGTACGGTCcaatcaaaacacaacatgcatAATCTGAAATCAATGAATTATTCAACcccattaaaataattttgttaGTGACTGTTTTGCTTTGAGTGTTTGTGAAGTCTAGCTGCACTTTAGACTACACAAGCAGCAATCAGGGCTATTCAAAGGGAGTCAAGTGAAATGATGGAGAAACTGCCTCCACCACATAATCAGTGATTTCCTTTGACTGCAAGTCATCCTGTTTCAGACTGAGGGCCGTGTTTAGCCTTTGCACACTTCCTCGCACATGTATGCAGCACTGATGGTGCTTTTATGTGAGCAGGCAGTCATTTCCATTTGTAACAGTTTCGCATATTGCAGGAGGAAGGAATATGAGcagttttcttcctctttatttctaTCCTCTGGGTGACCTGTGCATTAACCACATGCTGCCAGTGCTTTTgagatgaaaagacaaaacGGTGTGGAAGTGTGGCAGTAATGACAGCAACAGGACTGACGTTAAAACGCGTCTGAAAGACAGATGATGCTACCCAAGTATCATCAGGTGTCATCAAGGTGTTTGATGATGGATATGGATTGATGTGCTTTAGAGAGGGCAGGGACACAATGATTTATTTCTAAGCTTCAGATGTTATAGACACACTGACAAATGGTTCACATATTCTGTTAGGGCAGCAAGAAACAAATCTGTTCCCCGTTTTTAAGGAAATGACTACGGCTACACTGTGCATGCTCCACAGCAAACCCTATGGCTCCCCCTGCTCCACCATTTGGTCATAAAAACTGTAGCTTCAGTGATAAACCTAAACGGGAGCTGGTCCGACCTGAAAGAGATAGATGCCTAAATAAACATGCGACTCTGTTTATTCCTTATTCCGTTGCTTTTGCCTACACAGCAGCTTATTGCTGCTCACTCAGACAAACCTTGACAATATAGTCGACCACCcccctcctgtgtgtgtgtgtgtgtgtgtctctgctcaCGTACAGACGCGCACGCATAGACACTAACTTGCGCACACAAAAGCACAGACGCGTTGCGCGCTCTCGAGTGCAGAACGCGCAACAAGCGGACCAgcggatggagagagagagagagagagacgaagaGAGAAGGACGGATGCAAGGCGAGGCCAGGAGCGGGAAACCTTATCTCTCCCGATTGTCCAGCTActgtccttttcttcttctattttttttcttttcacccgAGCATCGTTTTATAGCgcgaccctttttttttcattttgataaaaaaCAGCCTCACTGATCTCCACATCCGTCCTGATGTGCCGCTGCGCCTCATCACGATTCTTCAAGGATATGCAAAGCGGCTGTTATCACGTCGACGGTATTATCCACTAAATGCAAGGATGTACTTGATGGACGATGTCGGAAACGTACGATCAACAATGGCAATCGAGAACTGCGCTCGGTGAGCTGTAGAAATCGACGCGGGGGCGCAGAGCAGACGAGGCTTGTGCGTTAATTTGCGCCTAATTATTGTTTTCGCGTGCGATCGCGTGTTTTCCTCCCTTCATCCATCGGAGCTGTAAGGCCCGTAGCCCGCATCGTCTCTGGGCATGAAACCCGTGGGAATTATGATACCAACGTGACGCACAGTCACACAGCACAGCGGGGCAGACATCGAGCCTCGACAGGACGGAGGGAGGGTGTGAGgtccagcagagcagagccCTACACAGTACACGGATCACAGGGGGAGGACGCCCAGTTGTTGTTGGACATATCGCGCTAATGACTGCCTTATAACCCAGCAGGTATCGCCCACCAACCTTTCCCAATtgagtatatatattttttcatgcatcGGCCACAGCGTAgtgggagaaagggaggagagtACAGTGGGTGAGGGCGCGGAGAGACGGGATGCGGGAGACGCAgtgagcgaggaggaggaggaggacgagggaaACCGGAGGATTGACGGTAAGATATGGATATAGGCTCTAAGGATGCACCCCGCCCctcactcccccctccctctctctctctgtgttcacaTGCACAAGCGCACATACATGATCAATGCCCGTGAAGACAGCAGAGGTGCCCTGCTtctttgctgctgctactgctgctgctgccaagtGCCATTTCATCACTCAGGGACAGGGATCTGATGTGTGCTGGGGCTCCTACTGCTGGCTGCCATTAAACCTGGGTCAGTAGTAGAAGAGCGCAGTGAAATATTCATGGGCACGTGATTAGCCTCTTCTGGGCCCCAGAGGAGTACAGCGAAAGAGTGGTATAATGATTGAGGGTGTCCCATGCTGGCACACCAGAGACATGGGCGGGATGGCTGAAATACGTTCATTATCGCGTTCCTTGATTGCGGTGCCTTGTGTGCTGCAGTGAACAgtgatgtaaacacacacacacacacacacacacacacacacacacacacacacacgggtttaaatgaagggtTGGTTTGCTGATTCACCACAGATGGGAAcatgaggagaaaagaagacCGAGTGGAAAAGGCTGCAGACTGAGTGAGAGTCCACTATCAATATtttagagagggaaagagaggactGGGTCAGTGGAGGAGGCCAGGGAGGGAGCGAGGCATGAGTGACcccaaagaagagaagagacagagacagagacagagagatgcagaggagaaaggaggcgaatgaaagaggagaaagccTGAGGGAAAGATGGAGGAGCAGCTCAATGGCTGACAGGACTCCCGCTCTTCTGTCAGCCTCAGTGTAGCATACACTTGTAACCCAGAGTGTATATATGAAGACATTGCTTGTGCAggatttttgtcatttgtgatGTACTTATTTCATAGAATGAAAATGGTGCTTTGATGATTAATATGGCAACAGATTTTTTGATCAAAGATTTTAATAGGATGACTCACCTAGGatgttgcatgtgtgtgtgcgtgtgttagtgtgtgtgtgcccacaCTGCGCATGTTAGATggggaagagaaaacaaaggtaATGAGGTTTGTTTCCATGTAGGGATCATTTACATCCACCACTGTGGAGTGATTTGCTTAAaccactcagacacacacccacgcgaacgcacacatacacacaatttGGATGGATTTTCTGCCATTTGACTTGTAAAACGCCCCATAATTGTCTCTTTCTGTTCCGACCACCTCAAACAGGTTCTTATCGTGTCTCCACGAATCAGTCAGAGACACTGATTCAGTGTGTTTGCGCTGTTAGCGTTTCGTGCGGGCCTGTGCTGAGCTGTGGGCGGATGTATCAGTGTAATATCTGTATGATGTGATGTGAGACTGGACATCAGCTGGGATTTCACCTATAGTCATGTTTCTGGGCTGCAGTTAATAATTATTTCCATCctcagttaattaaaaatggCAGATAAATGGGATAATGAAAAGGTTGTCAATggaagaaaacacagtgagcGTTCCTTGAGCTGAGGGTGACATCaagtagacttttttttttttttttggagcacaACATAATTATATGTGACTAAAAATATTGCACAAGATAAATAGTATGATCAATCCTCACACCTGAATACTGAAAAGGGATCAGAATTATTAGTAATTGGTCAAATAGCACACAATTCATTTTCCATTAATCAGTTGAACTTTAATCAATTGTCCTGGAACCAACAGCAGCTTTGCAGTTCATTTCAACTTTGCACAGACAGTCAGTCAATTGCGacactgtttttatgtttcatatTGTCCAGTAGGTTCTGGGTGAAATGGACACAGTTTTCCATCACAGTGTGGATGTTTTCATCAGGTTACATATACATGATTAGCACTACTGCCTCACAATAAGATGGGCTTGTTTGGTGTGTGGAGTTTGCGTGTTCTCTGTGACCCTGCATCTCTCCCAGCCTGCATGCAGGATGAGTGGCCACAGATAAATGGACGGATGGGTGAATGAATACATTTTCCAAAAAACCTCATTCGTGAAGCTGGTCCTGGATAAACTGCTACACTCAAATGTCCGCTTTTCCTCAGTCTCGACAAATGGAGCTCAGGGTACACGTTAAGGTCTGTGAAAGGAGAGAGATTTCTGTCATCTCACATGTACAGCCTGTCGCCATTTTGATCAAACCTTTTGTCCAGCTTAAGCCTGTTCTCCTTTCCAGCATACAAAGCTACACGATGCACTCTGTTCTCTTTTATAGTTCCAACAGCTCATATTACAGGAACATGCTAGGATCAAACTAAGAGCAGTGGCACATTTTCTAAGACTGTGTAGCGGCATCACAATATGTTCACGGCAACATGCGCTTCGAGTTGGTAGGAGGTGtaactgtttctgtttatcacactataaaatgtgacataatTGTACTTAGATATACTTTTAAAAGCTGTTTACAGATAAGACACAATGTGTCACTGTATCcgtgtaaaaaataaagatccCAATACACTTAGAGACATTAAATGCAATTTAGTAATAGTGTTACAGAATTGCAAAATCAATGTCCATGACAAGATCTCGTCTCAGCGACTCCAGTCTAAGAGATGGGAAGAAAAATTCAGTCCTTGTTTTCCGAGCAAAAACACATTATGCTTCCTAATTTACTGTCATCgccaacaaagaaaatcattaaatgcaaaaaccaaaaccacatttCTCCTCCAAAAACACGAGCGTCCATTTTGTGTTGATTCAATAATTGTCACCGTTTAAGTCAACGTCTAATTCATTCATATGCAAATCAGATTtgcttttaaatccaaaactGATATAACGCTATGTTTGAATTACATAACCACAAATATGAGCACATCTACATCATGTTATATTGTAAGTGTGCAGTGCTTTAATCATTTCGCTTTAGTCACCAATTATACATTTGTCCGATGGCTTGGACGCACGACGCATTAACATCACCAGAATCTGTCCCTGTGCAGAAGGAAGCTGAACATTTAACTTTCCAAATAGGGCTCTCGTTATGATCCTTGAGGGGTTCATTGCCACTCACCTCTGACTGGACAGGATTTCAATTGATGAGGTTTCTTATTAGCAGCAAATAAATTCTAGAATTAATTTAAGCtaggctgtttttctttttctcggCTCACTGACACTGAGCCGAGGGAGCACAGGGCGTTCGGTTGCATGACGCATGTCAACGTGGCTGCATTGTTTCAAGATAAAGTTTGAACAACTTTAAATCTGTCCTTTAGGATCGCTCTGTGTTCTTCTGTTTAGCCTTTGTGTTTCATACACTAAGCATCCAGGTAAAAACAGACGAGTGATCAATGAGCAAGCACACTTAAAAATTCAGGAAATTCTCGGAGACTGAGAAAGTGCTTGtggtgcaaaaaataaaagaaaaaaaaagcca
The nucleotide sequence above comes from Mugil cephalus isolate CIBA_MC_2020 chromosome 2, CIBA_Mcephalus_1.1, whole genome shotgun sequence. Encoded proteins:
- the LOC125004316 gene encoding nucleoredoxin-like protein 1, which codes for MVDLFLNRVLVENNWDQDELNTEREITGILENRILMLFFASADCDKCQRFVHVLNDFFKRLKDPAYIEYPKLLALIYVSLDQSEEQQERFLRDLHKKVLFLAFEDPYRKELQTMFKVKDVPTVVVLRPDGSILSPNAVQDICRLGSDCFRDWQESTELVERSFMLNEEFDNLNLRSATDPVRRLKYKTEDDKRKKRWWNFWGKGTEGTVEDRETNGTWDMKKNEGDKGTWWKS
- the LOC125004430 gene encoding nucleoredoxin-like protein 1, with the protein product MVELFMDRVLVKNNKDQDELDTEHEIVLRLQNRILMLFFASAASETCQEFAPTVSDFFKRLTDEFYVDRSAQLVLLYISLDESEEQQESFLKELPKKSLFLAYEDPYRRELEAMFNVEELPTVVVLRPDCSILIPNAVEEILRLGPDCYRNWQEAAELIDRNFMINDDFQEKSMRSFSDPVRRLKYKVEDEKKKKKKKKGRRWGGGGGGEEGGEADGGADDKEGGGSPW